GTACTGTTGCGAAGAAAGTTTGTGTAATTGGAGCTTTGGGATCATAATCAATTGCAGTGGCATAGATATCCGTAATTTTTTGATAAAAACGTCTTTCAGAAGCACGTATTTCTCTAATACGCTCAATTAATTCATCAAAATAATCTTTGTCAAATAAGTTTTTCCCTTGTTTTAATCTGTTGTCATCAAGCACAAAACCCTTTACAAGATAACTTTTTAAAATACTGTTAGCCCAAATTCTAAACATGGTGGCTTTTTGTGAACTAACCCTATAGCCAACTGAAATTATAGCATCAAGATTATAAAACTCAATATTTCTTTGAACATTTCGACCACCTTCTTTTTGAACTGTCAAGATTTCCTTGACAGTTGAAAATTTATTTAATTCACCCTCTTTGTATATGTTGTTTAAGTGAAGGCTGATATTTTGTTTGGTAGTGTCAAATATTTCAGCCATGCTATTTTGAGAAACCCAAACCGTTTCGTTCTTATCGTCTAATATTACTTGGATATTGGTTGTGCCATTATCCGATGAATAAAACATGAAGTTTGTGTTTTCTAAACTATACATTTATTAATTCTTTAAAGTTGCTTTATTCTCGATGTAAGACAAAGGTAAATTAAATCTTTCATTTCATGAATCTTGTCTTATATCTGAACACAAATTCACCAACGTAAAAATGCTCTATGGTGTTTATAGATACACGACCTCTTACGTATTCACCTTGATTAATCCAATCCAAAGCAATTTCTAATACGTTGTAGCATAAACCAAGCACTTTTTTGGGTTATTCCTAAGTCTTTGCTTAACTGTATAGATGAGATTCCTTTTTTATATGATGTTACAATCCAAATGGCAAGAAACCATTTTTGTAAATCCATTTTAGTATTATCAAAAATAGTGTTCGTTCTAACGTTGAAGTATTTTCCTGTGTTTTTACATTTATATTTATTTCCTTTACAATCATATACTTTAGAAGTAGCATCAAAAGGACTTACGACGTTACCGTTCCAACGTAATATTTCTAAATGGTCAATACAAGATTGCTCAGTTGGAAAGGCTTGGATTAAGTCTAAGACTGATTTTACTTCTTTATTGAACATAATCTTATTATTTAAAGAAATAAACATAGTGTTTATTTACACAACAAACAAATATTTAGTGTAAAAAAGAGCTAATCTATATTTGAATTACTGAAATCTATTTATTTTTTCCAACTTTTTTAGCTTGTTTGCGTATATAATTTATAATACACTTTAACACATAACGTTTTAATATATGAATTAAATAATGTATCTTATAACGTAATAATATGTCTTCTATATAATTTAACTTATATTTAATTACATAATATTTTATTATATTGTAACTTTGTATTAACAAATACAATAAACTTATAAACAACTAACAGTTATAAAAATGACTAAAATTCGTAAATACAGAACTGACTTCTTATTCCCTAAAAGTTCATTTTTTATTGGAATGGGTAGTGCTTTTAACGTGTTTGGAAATTACTATAAGTTTAATACTTCAAAGACTTCTTTAGAAGCTGATTTTAAAGCTATACAATCAGATTGGGGTGTTGTTGGACAAGATATTGAAAAAGCTATCAAAAACGTTAAAAAAGAACTTTCCTTAAAATAAAATGTCAGAAGCTTTAGACCCAATCAATGAGGAGGAAGAAAATGACATTCCTCAAGAAATTCAAGAAATATTAAATGACCCTGAAATTTCTGACGAGAAAAAGGAAAAAATAATATCTGTCCTTACAATTAAGAGAAGTTTTAGTGGACCATTACCTTCACCTGAAGTTTTGCAACAGTATAATAATGTAGTAAAAGATGGTGCTGAACGTGTTGTGAAAATGGCAGAAAACCAATCTAAACATCGAATGGATTTAGAAGATTTCGCTATAAAAGGACAAATAAAACAAAGTGGTAGAGGTCAAATTTTTGGTTTTACATTAGCTCTACTTTGTATTGCCTCTACTGTTTATTTAGCGACAGAAGGTTATGAAACTCTTGCAATAGCATTAGGAACTACAACTGTAATTGGTCTTGCTAGCATCTTTGTTTTAGGCAAAATTTTCCAATCTAAAGATAAAGAATAATATTTTGCTTCCGACTGTCAGCAATCTACCTACCTTAATAAAATAAAATTTTCAAAGTCTATTAAAAGACTTATTATAAGATTTTTATTGTTTTGTTGTATATTTCAGTTATTAATACAATTTACAATGTCGTATGTTAAGGATATAGAGGAGTCTAATCAGTTTCTAAAATCATTTGCATTATCTCTATTAACATCTCCTTTGTGGTATCTGTCATTTTTTTTTATAAACAATAATTTTTATAAATAAAACTACTGATGCAACTATTTTAGTGACATTATCATGTACATTAAGCTTTATTTCTACATTTTCATTAGGGCTGATTGTTTTGCTAAATGATAAATCAAGGGAAGATGAAGACGCTTTATTTAGTTGTTGTATTTCTCTTTCATCCCTTATTCTAATGATATGGAAATCTTTACTATTGTTTACTATATATTCAATAGGCTTTATTTTTGATTCATATATCTATTTTTATTGGTATATAGTCATATATTTTTTAATATATATTATAGCCCTAATCATAGAATTGATTCCTGAAAAAAAAGAAATGATATAGTCAGTAAAATAATTACTAATAAAAAACTAATAATGAATGACTTTATTAGTTTTATTTCTCTAAAACTAAACTTCTTTCTCATAGCCTAGTTTTTTTAATATTGAATCGATTTTCTTCATTTTTTATTGGTGTAAACAGGCATGTAATTCCCAATAACAGAAGAATTATATTATTTTACTGTCAAAAATAAATTTGTACATTTATAAAAAAGATGTACTTATGTCCAAAGCTTGTTTAGAATGTGGTGAAAAAATAATAGGAAGAAGCGACAAAAAATTTTGTAGTGATTATTGCCGTAATGCCTATAACAATACCATAAATAAAGATTCTAAAAACTTAATTCGAAACATAAATAATCGATTAAGGAAAAATTGGCGCATTTTAGAAACGTTAAACCCAGAACAAAAAACAAAAACCACGAGAACAAAACTTATTCAACATGGTTTTGATTTTAATTTTTTCACAAGTACTTATACTACTAAAGTAGGTACCGTTTATTACTTTGTTTACGATCAAGGGTACTTGCCCTTAGAAGATGAATATTATGCCTTGGTAAAAAGAGAAAGCTAAACAAACACTACCATGTATGTCCTTTTAAGGCAAGGGCTGCTTTTAAAATGTCTTTCTGACTTATTTGACCTACCAATTTTCCGTTTTCAACAATAGGAAAACGTCTGCGTTTTGATTCTAGAAATTTATTTGCAGCATCAAAAATATTCATGTTCCCATCAATGGTTTCAACATTTTTCACCATACATTTTTCAACAGTATTATTTTCCATAGGCAAATTGTGGTACCTGCTTTCACTTATTTGTTTAATACAATCGCCTTCAGATATAATACCAATTAATTCATGCTCATCGTTTACGACCGGACCACCAGAAATTCTGTTTTTAATTAAGGAATCAATCACTTTTTCTATGAGTTCCTCAGACTTAAAGGTTATCAGGTTTGTAGACATGTAGTCACTAACCTTAATAGGCAAATCTACACAGGTATTCTGCTGATTTTTTCGAGAGGCTAAAAAACTTTTAATTCCCATAATTCTATCTTTTAACAACCTAATGTACTTATTTTTTTTAAATTTTCCTAATAATGTATTTTTCATCTGACATTAAATCCATAATAAAACCTTAAGAATAATTAATTATTAATTGAAACGGAAATAATTAGTATACTTTTAAGGGTTTAAATGCTAATTTTTTATAGTTTTAGTGCTTTAAAATAGTATAACAATGAAACACCCATGGGAATGGCATTCATACACACGAGGATGATTGTTAAGGGTGTTCCATCTGACAATTAAAAAACAATAAAATAAACAGATGAAAAGATTATTTGTATTAGGATTTTTGGTGAGTGGTTTTATAATGGGTGCGCAAAGCAACTCCGATTTATTGAAGCATTATGAAGCTTATTATAAGCAAATGAAAAAACAGGGAGATGTTCAAGGCATCATCAACGCTATGACGCATTTAAATGTGTTGTCGCCTTCTCCGGCAAGAATGGATACGCTGGCTTATATTTATATGAGTGAAGATAAATATATGCAAGCTTTAAACACCATAGGTTATGAACGCATGGTGGACGATTCAGACATTGCTATAGAAGTAAAAGCTGTTTCGTTAAAGGCTGTAAAACAACCAGAATTAGCTATTGGGCAATTTGATGAAATGTTTAAAAGAAATCCAAATGCTCTAATTGCTTATGAATTGGCTGAGCTTTGTTTGCAAACTCAAAAACTAGCCGAAGCGGATAAGCACATTACTTATGGGTTGGCAAACTCTAAAGACGATATGAAAAAAGCATTTTACGAAACCCAAACGCCCTATGAAGTATCATTAAAATCGGCTTTTATGTACTTAAATGCGTTATCTACCTATAACAAAGACAAAAAAGAAAATATCGATAAAGCTGTAGATATTTTGGATGCTACTTTAAAGTTGTCGCCAAACTTTAATTTAATTCAGTTAACAAAAAACGAATTGTTAAGACAAAAACAAGTGTTACAGGCACAAGCAGCACAACCTAAAAACTAACTAAACTAAATACCTAAAAGCGGTAAGTGTTATTTAATGCTTGCCGCTTTTTTATTTTATGGCTTTTCAATAATAATATTATCGTTTTCTATTTTCTTATTCATTTGTAGGTTTAAATTAGAAAACGCTACCAAAAATCCTTTGATGTTCTCAAGAAGTTCCTCCTTGCTTGTGGTAGATAAATTTGATAAACTTTCCAATTTTAAAAGTTTGGTTTCTAAAGCCGAAATTCTTGCTAAAATGGCAGGGCTATTTATATTGCTGGGTATGGTTTGTTTTAAGTTGGTTAGTAACTCTTTAACTTCTTTAGTGTTATTGTAAAAGAAACTTAAATCGGCCTTCTTTACATGGTCTATGACCTCTTGCAGTTGCTTGTATGCATTCCAATTTATAGTAATGTCTTCTGTTCTGCTATCTAAAATATAATCGGTGTACTTAATTTTCGAAATGTCTTTTACTTTGATTTCCAGACTATCGTTGGCTTTATCAAGAGTTGCCTCGCCCTGCTCCTGATTTTTTTTACAAGAGAAAGCAATAACCAAAAAGCACCAAATACTTAAATACTTAAAATTCATAACATATCATATATAAAAAGCAAAGATATAAGATTCGTTTCTTTTTTTTGTTAGATAGTTTGTATTAGTATTAGTAATATTTCAGTTTTAAAATGCGATATTATCAATAAAAACTTATTATTTTTGATAAATATTTATAAACACAGCTTTAAATGAAGTCGAAAATATTAATGATTGGTGCTTGCGGTCAAATTGGGTCAGAATTAACACTTAAACTTAGGCGGTTGTTTGGTGAGGAAAATGTTATTGCCAGCGATATTAGTTACAGTAATTTAGACGTTGTTAATTCGGGTATTTTCGAAATTGTTGATGCGCAAAACTACGCAAGCATTAAAGTGTGTGTTGAAAAGTATAAGATTGATACCATTTATTTAATGGCAGCCATTTTAAGTGCAACGGGCGAAAAATATCCCATGAAAGCTTGGGACTTAAACATGGAATCGTTGTTTCATGTGCTAAACTTGGCCCGAGCGAAATTTATAAAAAAAGTATTTTGGCCATCGAGCATTGCCGTATTTGGCGCCACTACACCTAAAGAGTTTACGCCACAATATACTATTATGGAGCCATCTACTGTTTATGGTATTACCAAACAAGTTGGCGAACGCTGGTGTGAATACTATCATAAAAAATATGATGTAGACGTTCGCAGTTTACGCTACCCGGGCATTATTAGCTGGAAAACATTGCCAGGTGGCGGTACAACCGATTATGCGGTAGAAATTTACCATAAAGCTATAACCGATGGTTTCTATGATTGCTTTTTAACTGAAGAGACCGAACTCCCCATGATGTTTATGGACGACGCTATAAAAGCCACCATAGATATTATGACGGCCAATAAAGATGCTGTAAAGATAAGATCGTCGTATAATTTGGCAGCTATTAGTTTTACACCAAAAGAGCTTGCCGAATCCATAAAAAAACACATACCGGGATTTAAAATTACATACACACCAGATTACAGACAGGATATAGCCAATAGTTGGCCAAAGAGTATTAACGATTCTTATGCAAGAGAAGATTGGAAATGGAAGCACCAATTCAATATTGAAGACATCACCAAAGAGATGCTTTTGCAACTCAATAAAAAATATGGCGCATCGTTAAACAAATCTAAATAATTGTATATTTGGGTTTCCCTAAATCCTAATATAGTGTTATGTTCGAAAATTTTTGGTTCAACGTTCAATATGGCATCAACCACGTCCTTGATATAAAAGCCTACGACCACGTATTATTTCTTATTGTTTTAACCGTTCCATATTTGTTTAAAGATTGGAAACGCGTGTTATTATTAGTAACCATGTTTACCTTGGGGCATACGCTATCATTAGTTTTAGCAGTGTATAATATTGTTAGTGTTAAAGCGGTTATGGTGGAGTTTTTGATACCTATAACCATACTAATTGTAGCGCTTTTTAATGTGTTTACTTCGGGTAAAGGTGCCCAAAAAGAAAAAGTAGGCGTCTTGTTTTTGTCAACCCTTTTCTTTGGTTTAATACACGGTTTAGGTTTTGCTCGGGAGTTTAAGATGCTATTGGGCGATTCCGATAGTAAATTAGTGCTATTGCTAGAGTTCGCTTTAGGGATCGAATTGGCTCAAATAATCATTGTATTTGTGGTTTTACTATTAGGTTATATTATGCAAACCATATTTAGGTTTAATAAGCGTGACTGGATTATGGTCATCTCTGCCATCGTAGTTGGATTGGTTATTCCTATGATACTTAACAGCGATTTTCTGGCTTAGTTTAAAATTCAAAATTCAAAATTCAAAGTTCAGAGTTTGAGGTGTCGATGAAGTTTGTAATACACGATTCAACGATTACACGATTAAACTATTAAAAATTACAGGGTATGTTTATCAACCAGAACGAAGGTTTTGTAATGATATCTTTTTTTTATTTAACTATTTAAGTGCCTGTATACCAGATTATATTACATCGAACTCAGGTTAAAATAGTATGTGTGAGTAGCCTTTAACGCAAACCACCTTTCCAGATAAAACTTGTTATTATTTTCACAAACTTTCTAAAAAGTTTAACGAACTTGCGTTGCAATTAAAATACGAACCAAGTATATTCGTTATATTGTTTTGCGTTAGGGATAGTAGTGAAAATCCTTTTGCTTTTTTGCAAAAGATTGTAACGGATAGCCCGACCCGAATAGTTTTAAGTTTCATTTTAAACTTAAAACTTGAAATGAGGGTAACGCCCAAATTATAATTAAAATTAATGCCAGAAAAGAAACAGCTTAAATACGATAAAGCCTACTTAAGGATAGCACAAGAATGGGGAAAATTATCGTATTGCAAACGTAGGCAAGTAGGTGCGCTTATAGTAAAAGATAGAATGATAATTTCAGACGGGTACAACGGTACGCCATCAGGATTTGAAAATTTTTGTGAAGACGATGCGGGATACACCAAATGGTATGTATTACACGCCGAAGCAAACGCTATTTTAAAAGTAGCGGCATCAACCCAATCCTGCAAAGGTGCGACACTTTACATAACCATGTCGCCATGCAAAGAGTGTAGCAAGCTCATCCATCAAGCAGGTATTGTAAAAGTGGTATATCATATAGCTTATAAAGACGATTCTGGATTAGAATTCTTAAAAAAAGCAGGAATTGAGTTAAAACAAATTGAAGATCTACGAGCCTAATGCCATATAAAAAGAAATATTTACCCTTAATAATAGGTGTAGCCATTGCTGCGGGCATTTTTATTGGAGGCAAGCTGAATTTTAGCGATGTGCCCGATAAATTATTTTCAAAAAACAGCAAAAAGGATAAGCTCAACAGACTTATAGACTATATAGATTACGATTATGTAGACGATATTAATACCGATAGTATTGTAGACGTTACCGTAAATGGCATTTTAGAAAATTTGGATCCACATTCAGTGTATATTCCCAAAGAAGATATGCAAAGTGTTGCGGAAAGCATGAAAGGAGATTTTGTTGGTATTGGTATTAGTTTTTATCCATATCGAGATTCCATAGCCGTTATTAGAGCCATAGAAGGTGGGCCAAGTGACAAAGCTGGTATTAAAGGTGGCGATCGCATTGTGATGGCCGATGGCGATACGCTGTTTGGTAATAAGTTGAAAGATGGCGAATTGATAAAAAAACTAAAAGGTCCATTAAACAGTAAAGTCAACTTAAAGGTATTTAGAAAGGGCCAATCAAAATTGTTGGATTTCACAGTGAAACGTTCTCACATTCCAATAAAAAGCGTGGATGCTGCTTATATGCTTACCAAAAAATTAGGGTATATAAAAATTAACCGTTTTGCCGAAAGCACCTATAAAGAATTTAAAAAAGGTTTGGATAAACTTCTAGACTTAGGAGCGACAGAAATTGCCCTTGATTTACGTGACAACCCAGGTGGTTTTTTGGGCATTGCCGAACAAATTGCAGATGAGTTTTTGGAAGATGATAAATTGATTTTGTTCACAAAAAACAAACGAGGTAATGTTGAAAAAAGTTTCGCCACCGATAAGGGAGATTTTGAAAACGGCAAACTTTATGTATTAATAAACGAAAACTCAGCATCTGCAAGTGAAATTGTTGCGGGTGCATTGCAGGATAATGATAAAGGTACTATTGTTGGACGTCGTTCGTATGGTAAAGGGTTGGTGCAACGCGAAATGGATTTGGGCGATGGAAGTGCGGTGAGACTAACCGTATCAAGATACTACACCCCAACAGGGCGTTCTATTCAACGGCCATACAATAAGGGAAATAAAGATTATTACGATGAATATTTTGAAAGATTGGATAGCGGTGAGCTTTTGGATCCAGAAAAAATCCACGTTGCCGATTCTTTAAAATACAAAACCCCAAAAGGGAAAATTGTATATGGCGGAGGCGGTATTATACCAGACGTGTTTGTGCCTATAGATAACAGCATGCAAAACGAAACCCTTACCTTTTTACAACGTCGTGGGTTTATGGGGTATTTTATTTTTGAAACCTTAGAAAAAGACAGGATGTTTTACGGCGATATTTCTAGACAGGATTTTATTGATGTTTTTGAGGTCCCAACGAAGATGGTCTATGATTTTCAAGAATATTTAAATAAAAGAACCGAATCTAAATTAACCTTCGTGGCGTATCACGATGAGGTAAAGCAATATCTAAAGGCAACATTGGCCGACCAACTTTATGGTGCGGGTGCTTTTGAGGAAGTTTTCAATCAACGCGATATTATGATTGAAGAGGTTATTGAGTTGAGTGAGGGGGGGGAATAGTTTTCAGTCTCAGTTTTCAGTATTTTTGAAATTTCAAAGCAACTCTTTAGATGTCCATATTGTTAATAGTGCACTTTTCGGCTTTGCAACTTTGTATCTTTGAGTCTTTGCAACTTTACAAGTTAACCAATCTTATCATGCACCTTCACATGCTTCCCGCCATTCCAAAGGGTTAAAATATCAGTAGCAACATGGGCGCCACTGCCTGCACAAATAGCAAACTGACTGCGCCAACCTGCCAACGAGCCAGCAACATATAGATTCTCATCCACTAAGTGGTCAATGTTTTTTAGCCAAATGCGGTTTTTTTCAATCGCTGCCCGCGGATGGGGTTCAATGTATGGTTCCAAACCTTTTATAGTCATTAAATTGGTGTAGCCTACCGCAACTACAACCAGTTTGGATTTATAAGTGTGTTTGTTGGTTTTTATGTTGAAAACATCTTCAGTTTTTGATAGCTCTAAAACTTTTTCGTTTTCAATCTGTTTAACATGTGGATATAAGGACTTTAATTGTGCTTTACCTGAATTTAAAATAGATTCTCCTGTAGTTCCAGGCGTTAAACCAAGCACATTGTTAAATAGAGCGGTTTGTAAATGCGATGTTTTTTGATGTGCAATGATGCCAATATGCTTGTTTTCAGAAAAGGGTTTGCCTTTAGCAGATCCCAGCACTAAAGCGCATTGTAAACCTGCGGCTCCGCCACCTATTATTAAGGCATCAAACATTAACGGCGTTGTTTTACTTTTTCTTCAATATGTTTAGAAACCCTTAAAATGAGCATCATGACAATGGCGCAAAGTGCTGCTAAAATGGTTATTAAAGCAATCATACTTTCGCCTTCAAAAGGGGATTCAAAATTCACTTTGGTAAAGTTGAAAACTATAAGTGCTAAGGCAAGCACGCTAATTATAATGGTTAAAATTTTCATCTGTCTATAGGTTAAATAATTTCAAATAGTGCTTTAATATTATGGGCAAACAGTTTAACAGCAATGGCTAATAATACCACGCCAAATACTTTTCTAATAATGCTAATGCCGTTTTGCCCTAAAAAGCGTTCGATGGTTCTAGATGTTTTTAAAACAATAAAAATAACAATAACGTTTAATATAATGGCTACTATAATATTTTCGGTTTCAAATTCAGCTCGTAGTGATAAGAGTGTTGTTAAACTGCCGGGACCGGCAATAAGCGGGAATGCCAACGGAAATACCGAGGCAGTGTCTGCAGTGTGATCTTCATGTTTATAAAGTGTGATGCCCAAAATCATTTCCAACGCAATAAAAAATAAAATAAACGACCCAGCTACGGCAAACGAGTTTACATCAATACCAATGAGGGTTAAAATACTTTTACCCAAAAATAGGAATGACACCATGATAACTCCCGAAATAATGGCGGCTTTCCTGCTGTTAATATGACCTACTTTTTTTCGTAAATCTATTATTATGGGAATATTGCCAACAATATCTACTACAGCAAATAATACCATAAAAGCAGTAAATATTTCTTTAAAATTAAGTTGCATTTGTGCGCTTTCTTATATATTGTTGCAAAAGTATAGGATTGTGTACAATATCTATAGCATTAAACGCAAAAGTTTAGTTATTTTTGCCCACTACAATATGAACTCCTTTAAACTTTTCAACCAATTATGAAAAGTTTAAATGAGTTCTATAATTAAAGAATATGTTTCAATTAGGGAAGACCATCGTTTCAGAAGATATTATTGAAAAGGATTTTATGTGCAATCTATCGGCATGTAAAGGTGCTTGTTGTATTGATGGTGATGCGGGTGCCCCTTTAGAAAAAGAGGAAGCCGAGATATTAAAAGACATAT
This genomic window from Mariniflexile sp. TRM1-10 contains:
- a CDS encoding virulence RhuM family protein, producing the protein MYSLENTNFMFYSSDNGTTNIQVILDDKNETVWVSQNSMAEIFDTTKQNISLHLNNIYKEGELNKFSTVKEILTVQKEGGRNVQRNIEFYNLDAIISVGYRVSSQKATMFRIWANSILKSYLVKGFVLDDNRLKQGKNLFDKDYFDELIERIREIRASERRFYQKITDIYATAIDYDPKAPITQTFFATVQNKLEYAITNHTASEIIKLRASSKKPHMGLTSWKNEKKGGKILKSDVGVAKNYLSQEEISELNRIVTMYLDYAENQASRGKIMNMKDWVGKLDAFLTFNDYDILNDAGKMRANVAETFAEKEFEKFRVIQDKEYKSDFDKMVEGVKKGELPSEKKIEIQEPFSEFNQKLKQGLNYNPKDEK
- a CDS encoding DUF2335 domain-containing protein, which gives rise to MSEALDPINEEEENDIPQEIQEILNDPEISDEKKEKIISVLTIKRSFSGPLPSPEVLQQYNNVVKDGAERVVKMAENQSKHRMDLEDFAIKGQIKQSGRGQIFGFTLALLCIASTVYLATEGYETLAIALGTTTVIGLASIFVLGKIFQSKDKE
- a CDS encoding CBS domain-containing protein, whose product is MGIKSFLASRKNQQNTCVDLPIKVSDYMSTNLITFKSEELIEKVIDSLIKNRISGGPVVNDEHELIGIISEGDCIKQISESRYHNLPMENNTVEKCMVKNVETIDGNMNIFDAANKFLESKRRRFPIVENGKLVGQISQKDILKAALALKGHTW
- a CDS encoding NAD-dependent epimerase/dehydratase family protein: MKSKILMIGACGQIGSELTLKLRRLFGEENVIASDISYSNLDVVNSGIFEIVDAQNYASIKVCVEKYKIDTIYLMAAILSATGEKYPMKAWDLNMESLFHVLNLARAKFIKKVFWPSSIAVFGATTPKEFTPQYTIMEPSTVYGITKQVGERWCEYYHKKYDVDVRSLRYPGIISWKTLPGGGTTDYAVEIYHKAITDGFYDCFLTEETELPMMFMDDAIKATIDIMTANKDAVKIRSSYNLAAISFTPKELAESIKKHIPGFKITYTPDYRQDIANSWPKSINDSYAREDWKWKHQFNIEDITKEMLLQLNKKYGASLNKSK
- a CDS encoding HupE/UreJ family protein translates to MFENFWFNVQYGINHVLDIKAYDHVLFLIVLTVPYLFKDWKRVLLLVTMFTLGHTLSLVLAVYNIVSVKAVMVEFLIPITILIVALFNVFTSGKGAQKEKVGVLFLSTLFFGLIHGLGFAREFKMLLGDSDSKLVLLLEFALGIELAQIIIVFVVLLLGYIMQTIFRFNKRDWIMVISAIVVGLVIPMILNSDFLA
- a CDS encoding deoxycytidylate deaminase — translated: MPEKKQLKYDKAYLRIAQEWGKLSYCKRRQVGALIVKDRMIISDGYNGTPSGFENFCEDDAGYTKWYVLHAEANAILKVAASTQSCKGATLYITMSPCKECSKLIHQAGIVKVVYHIAYKDDSGLEFLKKAGIELKQIEDLRA
- a CDS encoding S41 family peptidase translates to MPYKKKYLPLIIGVAIAAGIFIGGKLNFSDVPDKLFSKNSKKDKLNRLIDYIDYDYVDDINTDSIVDVTVNGILENLDPHSVYIPKEDMQSVAESMKGDFVGIGISFYPYRDSIAVIRAIEGGPSDKAGIKGGDRIVMADGDTLFGNKLKDGELIKKLKGPLNSKVNLKVFRKGQSKLLDFTVKRSHIPIKSVDAAYMLTKKLGYIKINRFAESTYKEFKKGLDKLLDLGATEIALDLRDNPGGFLGIAEQIADEFLEDDKLILFTKNKRGNVEKSFATDKGDFENGKLYVLINENSASASEIVAGALQDNDKGTIVGRRSYGKGLVQREMDLGDGSAVRLTVSRYYTPTGRSIQRPYNKGNKDYYDEYFERLDSGELLDPEKIHVADSLKYKTPKGKIVYGGGGIIPDVFVPIDNSMQNETLTFLQRRGFMGYFIFETLEKDRMFYGDISRQDFIDVFEVPTKMVYDFQEYLNKRTESKLTFVAYHDEVKQYLKATLADQLYGAGAFEEVFNQRDIMIEEVIELSEGGE
- a CDS encoding FAD-dependent oxidoreductase, whose protein sequence is MFDALIIGGGAAGLQCALVLGSAKGKPFSENKHIGIIAHQKTSHLQTALFNNVLGLTPGTTGESILNSGKAQLKSLYPHVKQIENEKVLELSKTEDVFNIKTNKHTYKSKLVVVAVGYTNLMTIKGLEPYIEPHPRAAIEKNRIWLKNIDHLVDENLYVAGSLAGWRSQFAICAGSGAHVATDILTLWNGGKHVKVHDKIG
- a CDS encoding MarC family protein, which translates into the protein MQLNFKEIFTAFMVLFAVVDIVGNIPIIIDLRKKVGHINSRKAAIISGVIMVSFLFLGKSILTLIGIDVNSFAVAGSFILFFIALEMILGITLYKHEDHTADTASVFPLAFPLIAGPGSLTTLLSLRAEFETENIIVAIILNVIVIFIVLKTSRTIERFLGQNGISIIRKVFGVVLLAIAVKLFAHNIKALFEII